The nucleotide window TAGAATTTTGCATTCGAGAAGATTTAAACAAAACAGCCAACCGTGTTATGGCTGTTTTAGATCCTGTAAAGGTTGTTATTACCAATTATCCTGAAGATAAAGAAGAATGGTTAGAGGCTGAGAATAATCAGGAAGATGCTTCAGCAGGATATAGAAAAGTACCGTTTTCACGAGAACTTTATATCGAAAAAGAAGACTTTAAAGAAGTAGCTGGTAGTAAATTTTTTAGATTAAAGCTTGGAGGCGAAGTAAGACTAAAAAACGCTTACATTATACAAGCGAATGATGTTGTTAAGGATGAAAACGGTGAAGTAACCGAAATTCATTGTACATACGACACAGATACTTCTAAAAAAGTAAAAGGAACACTGCATTGGGTTTCTATAAAGCACGCTATAACTGCAGAGGTCAGAGAATACGATCGTTTATTTATGCACGAAGCACCAGATAGTGATAAGGACAAAGATTTTATGGAATTTTTAAATCCTAATTCATTAAATATTCAAACAGGATACTTAGAACCAAGTTTATCTGATACTAAAGTGGGAGAGCGCTTTCAATTTCAACGATTGGGTTATTTTGTTGTGGATAAAGATTCCACTTCAGAAAAGCTTGTGTTTAATAAAACTGTTGGATTAAGAGATAGTTGGGCAAAGCAAAAAGAGAAACCACAAGCTACTATACAAGCAAAGCCAAAGCCGCAACAGCAAAAGCGTTCGGCTATTAGCGTTATTCAACAACTAGGTAAAAAATACACTAATTATCCTGAAGATAAACAAACCAAAGTAAAAGCTGAAATTATTGCTTTAGCCAAAGAGGTGTCCTATGACGAATTAGAGCCCTTATTTGCCACTGCTGTTAAAAAAGCAGGTACACGTATCGCTGTAATGATTACCTTAAAAGAACTGCTTAAAAATGGCTTAGAACGAAATGATGCTGTTAATGAGTTTATAACAAAAGCCTTAGAGGACAAAAACGAACTATTAGTTGCGGAAGCTTCAGAGGTTTAACAATTGTTTAGCAGAGATTGTATTCTATAATGTTTATATTAAAAAAAACTGTTAATTATGGAAATCAAACAGCAAATACTCACCAAGATAGCAACATTAACTAGAGAGATTAAAGATCATCATCCAGAACTTATAAAATATCTTGATGAAACCAGAAGCACTTTACCTAATAATTCTGGTGAGGCTACTTTAAATGATAGTGATTTAAAGAACTATTTAGAACAATTAGAATCATTAATAGAAAATCATAACAAGGAAAGCTAATTTAACGGTAATTTTCGTATTCATATAAACCTCTTTGTATTAGACTTAGAGGTTTTTTTGTACATTTAATTCAAACTAACTAAAACTATAACACTATGGAATTAAATTATTTAGCTATTGTGGTTTCGGCCGTTGTACCTTTATTAATTGGTGCAATTTGGTACAACCCAAGCGTATTAGGAACAGCTTGGATGAAAGCTTCTGGCATGACTGAAGAAAAAATGAAAAGCGGAAATATTGCTGTAATTTTTGGTGTAACATTGGTACTATCATTTATGTTAGCCTTTACCGTAAATGGCATGGTTATTCACCAAGTAGGAGCTACGCAGCTGGCATACTCCAATCAAGATGCAGAATCTTTTAAAGCCTTTATGGCAGAGTTTGGTAACATGCACCGAAGCTACGGTCATGGTGCTTTGCATGGTGCCATTGGTGCCATATTTTTCGTATTGCCAGTTCTGGGTATTAATGCCCTTTTTGAAAGAAAAGGGTGGAAGTATATCTTAATCAATGTTGGTTATTGGGTAATTACCTTAGCTATTATGGGAGCCATACTTTGTGGTTGGAAATAATCAATTAAAGCATAAAAAAAATCCGAAGTGAAAACTTCGGATTTTTTATGGATAATAATTAATTTCTTAAAATTTTAATCATTAAAAGAATAAATAAAATAATGAGTAAATAAAGTAAAATTTTGTCAGCTTGTAATTTTTGAAAAAAAGAAGATTTAATTGGGCTATATAATGTGTCATAAAATGAGCGTTTGCTTTCTCTTAACTCTCTAATAATTTTTTCAGTATCACTCTTATTTTCAATACCAATGTTTTCGGTGTAGACATCTTGAAATTTCATTAACTCGTCCTCAAGTTTTTTTGCCAAGTTTATATCATATGATTTAAAAAGAGGGAGTATTTCAAAATGAAAACTGTTTTTAAGTTTATGCAAGCTTTTTTCTTTTTTAGCCTTATTTTCAAGGTATTCCTTTGTTATTTCTTTGTAATCTGAGAGCAGCTGTTTTCGAGATTCTTTAAATTCATTAAAAATAGATTTAAAAAATTTTTCAATTTTTTCTAAATTAGAGTTAACAATAATTTCAATGTACCAGCTTTTTTTTCTATCGTGATACATTTGATAATTATTAAAAGCCACAGATAGCCCGAATATAATTACTGTAATTATTAACCCTAATTCTTCAATTTTCATAATTAAAATCCAAAACCTTTTTTAGAATCTCTCAATGAGTTTTTTGCGTATGTAAGAGCCTCATCAATATTGTCACTGATTATTTCTTTTAATATTTCAGATTCATTTTTGTTAAAAACAAAAATGAATTTTTCTTCAAATTTTTCTATACTGCCTAGTTTTTTTATACTGTTGTAGAATAAACCTAAAAAAAAGGAAGGG belongs to Winogradskyella sp. J14-2 and includes:
- a CDS encoding DUF1761 domain-containing protein, whose amino-acid sequence is MELNYLAIVVSAVVPLLIGAIWYNPSVLGTAWMKASGMTEEKMKSGNIAVIFGVTLVLSFMLAFTVNGMVIHQVGATQLAYSNQDAESFKAFMAEFGNMHRSYGHGALHGAIGAIFFVLPVLGINALFERKGWKYILINVGYWVITLAIMGAILCGWK
- a CDS encoding glutamine--tRNA ligase/YqeY domain fusion protein, which produces MSEETKSLNFIEHIIEEDLANGLPKDKLRFRFPPEPNGYLHIGHTKAIGISFGLGEKYNAPVNLRFDDTNPAKEEQEYVDAIKRDIAWLGYQWENELYSSDYFDKLYDWAVQLIKDGKAYVDSQSSEVMAEQKGTPTQPGTNSPYRDRSIEENLDLFQRMKAGEFPAGTHVLRAKIDMEDPNMLMRDPIMYRIMYAHHHRTGDEWCIYPMYDWTHGESDYIEQISHSLCSLEFKPHRKLYNWFRDNVYEYAKEILPLPPKQREFARLNLSYTIMSKRKLLKLVEEKVVSGWDDPRMPTISGLRRRGYTPNSIREFIKKVGVAKRENVIDVSLLEFCIREDLNKTANRVMAVLDPVKVVITNYPEDKEEWLEAENNQEDASAGYRKVPFSRELYIEKEDFKEVAGSKFFRLKLGGEVRLKNAYIIQANDVVKDENGEVTEIHCTYDTDTSKKVKGTLHWVSIKHAITAEVREYDRLFMHEAPDSDKDKDFMEFLNPNSLNIQTGYLEPSLSDTKVGERFQFQRLGYFVVDKDSTSEKLVFNKTVGLRDSWAKQKEKPQATIQAKPKPQQQKRSAISVIQQLGKKYTNYPEDKQTKVKAEIIALAKEVSYDELEPLFATAVKKAGTRIAVMITLKELLKNGLERNDAVNEFITKALEDKNELLVAEASEV